In Xiphias gladius isolate SHS-SW01 ecotype Sanya breed wild chromosome 5, ASM1685928v1, whole genome shotgun sequence, the following are encoded in one genomic region:
- the rttn gene encoding rotatin isoform X5 gives MQDFPPEIFLQRPSIVKNLLSLLRVGSGKGEVGYLHLQALSCLQQLCVGLRRRLRFHQDPSFYSTKQDPVSQNSSFSCSQEVRETQRSQASSPGGECSSRPSVVGRTGQRARGDGQDGDAASNSSSHRVGAAVQDPRQTSQSPADMAHLELPDLGLEDVLELQLQQLTLAQFTVAIMEHAIPLLKTEGLHVFHRVLELLCDAVLLLGDSVCELVWDDRSLVGMELKEKLQGFMELLGDILSYHQSYPSDIPHSSQVNHRMAYTGTAIFTIKLLQTILPSEKASDNLPESTATAIFHLCLDTPLGSLFPSMQETAVAYLEQVNSESHDLYRRVTRAALWMESTCNFLKEAKAEGEKNWLELLELADQAIDGLPIHQHLPIVKECVHICSYLWKFDQPSPLLQTESQKLLLKLLSHPLLTVKMETYTCTLNLVKDCLGIQNVSRRGPGACCGVIYLLHHRVLYEISAFGLQDSAEKVIVAAKDILLFLLKGRLMMTESTWERFNEALYPVMPILQGYASTEDSLGNCVLLISDVSDMARDNAFPRTAKLRAALRLLFTKQPIVRIAAVQQILPHLTSTDEAKTARPDLDQSVISTLPNLYCLRNPFDISLDTSNKSVLKVESVEKLFCIMSSDTVDISLRRSAAEQLSVVLQDTTMHPVLKNLGITDKVISFIMESVNGNKSMDCLLEPCICILRKLVYADPSLRHRLAQRNLLLLTVLRASLILKENKSCGNEIAVLMSLLLFDEIANIEIWSDKSSTDLPLTPFSVPLTVIRRYNFPFQAASHHAVSPYCCVLPPSSGLLTLAPARQALQVAWNTAWHSGIDNFLEELRGISTRVPEFHPDLKLSEAQVLSLQAVHLPTVLQDCIQSIVTAAGHRSVTSALSRLSFYLLIDRLALPHIPTYSFRDTLHSLRWQAAMTRFLQVRPACVEDERLLVGIIAFLNAYFRQIYTESASDPEYKDLRWILELLLNQDTVSLLNFLLFVEDQTSTQSPGEPEELKNHVSQRLKRELISFFNTLLLRLTHTTDRLCLALAAPFKSQLAVCLLRSLRVSDAPRFYGLPSLERTLQGMVSLTAQPGWSSHCPDLEPSSLCSKYLSGLLEVISSFYVEWGGNSMSFMGKGVTKNAVICLLHLSHEMLEENKDKNFISQWSLGNEAAAEEATASQLGLAWLIPLWVDRDQEVRFASLGLGGALSSVPSGCQALCASCQDISGGLWGTLLKILLDQQESSMVRREAVFILQNLMVMPMPANAEEAKDSRWQHPCVHDEVSGVSLVGLPALQALLYHCQYFQHLALSASICYRGRYTFHLQPHAGASSGTSPEESDSLDSENSLWLWRCDPPAPTINSSRPSSSLSTSSTVTRGSGPHTPKAPSSLSISEDTPVSRLMAQGQSDTDNSDSVTSQDSREGEPLAVEPVVMVTPDLLMAHCGLLTNLLAILSDFTLTAIRHNQLLQALAILVDIEPIEKCLTELKTPNVLPGEREDIKSQFVTLLQFLSSFCKLLQSYVTVSQELIPELDFLKQLLTTLVAVLMLDTKGLDAGTRDTVCVCWADVFMLLATLVRRDSLAAYPSVSAALGRRWRTFAGTLSVCVTEKFASPLLHKVTLQFLCAIFTEETKSRGVEATNCNSKYATALSDIVNGPSASHLCELLLQSFDKRTLQDPLKKLTARALTTLLACSPTAQSHAAKAGLIDSCVEQMKQTHSQLHLESARPSKASHRKKEEGYLKAVKLTVEILRSALYCNDECKVVATDAHLTVALYALWPWFLLDDPTMEAVLELLCVYTANCTTACSSLCGSGPGVPQGSKSTSSSSLMHAVMKLASGVAPDNSPIQKLAFSLLANLATSRDCRGLLQKNNFLQAFMSVPIPKAGVKATSVGVGGSLLGLWLRLLVSLSYAEDIQQSILRVTGALELLADLAPHQHYALLTLHNLCFCPANKPHIIASDKAMKVLLCCLESKERETCCMGASALWALLHNNQRAKTSLKCPSVRLRIEEAHTLSKKDAEKKQEPMSTYLLKCLENLSQLLNN, from the exons CAGCTCGCACAGAGTTGGAGCAGCAGTCCAGGACCCCCGACAGACATCCCAATCACCTGCAGATATGGCCCATTTGGAACTTCCTGACTTGGGTTTAGAAGATGTCCTGGAGCTGCAGTTACAGCAGCTCACTTTGGCACAGTTTACTGTTGCTATCATGGAGCATGCTATACCACTTCTTAAGACAG AGGGTTTGCATGTATTCCATCGTGTTCTGGAGCTGCTGTGCGACGCTGTCCTCCTGCTTGGGGACAGTGTTTGTGAGCTCGTCTGGGACGATCGCAGCTTGGTGGGCATGGAGCTG AAGGAGAAACTGCAAGGCTTCATGGAACTATTGGGGGATATCCTGAGCTACCATCAGAGCTATCCATCAGACATTCCCCACAGCTCTCAGGTTAACCACAGAATGGCCTACACGGGCACTGCCATATTCACCATTAAACTCCTACAGACCATCCTCCCTTCcgagaag GCTAGTGACAATCTTCCAGAAAGCACTGCAACAGCTATTTTCCACCTGTGCTTGGACACACCATTGGGAAGTTTATTCCCCAGCATGCAAGAGACAGCAGTTGCCTACTTAGAGCAGGTGAACTCTGAAAGCCATGACCTCTATAGGAGGGTAACCCGTGCTGCCCTCTGGATGGAGTCCACTTGCAACTTTCTCAAGGAAGCAAAGGCTGAG GGAGAAAAGAACTGGTTGGAGTTACTGGAGCTGGCAGACCAAGCCATAGACGGCCTGCCAATTCACCAGCACTTACCCATTGTCAAGGAATGTGTTCACATCTGCTCTTACCT GTGGAAGTTTGATCAGCCCAGTCCGCTCCTACAAACAGAGAGTCAGAAACTTCTCCTCAAGCTGCTGTCTCATCCCTTACTGACTGTCAAGATggaaacatacacatgcactcTAAACCTGGTCAAG GACTGCCTTGGCATCCAGAATGTGTCACGACGGGGACCAGGAGCCTGTTGCGGAGTCATCTACCTTCTCCACCACAGGGTGCTCTATGAAATAAGCGCTTTTGGACTCCAGGACTCTGCAGAAAAG GTGATTGTTGCTGCCAAGGATATCCTGCTATTCCTGCTCAAGGGACGATTGATGATGACAGAATCAACCTGGGAGAGATTCAATGAGGCACTTTACCCGGTCATGCCCATATTACAG GGTTACGCCAGCACCGAAGATTCACTGGGAAACTGTGTCCTGCTGATAAGTGACGTGTCAGACATGGCAAGAGACAACGCATTTCCAAGAACAGCCAAGCTAAGAGCAGCGCTCCGACTCCTTTTCACTAAACAGCCCAT TGTGAGAATAGCAGCAGTGCAACAAATCCTTCCTCACCTAACCAGCACTGATGAAGCTAAAACAGCCAGACCAGACCTGGATCAATCAGTGATATCCACACTCCCCAATCTCTACTGTCTCAGAAACCCTTTCGACATCTCACTAGATACAAGCAACAAGTCTGTCCTCAAG GTGGAGTCGGTGGAGAAGCTGTTTTGTATCATGTCCTCAGACACTGTTGACATCTCTCTGAGAAGATCGGCTGCAGAACAGCTATCTGTAGTGCTGCAAG ACACAACAATGCACCCAGTGCTGAAGAATCTCGGAATAACAGACAAagtcatttctttcattatGGAGAGTGTCAACGGCAACAAG AGCATGGATTGCCTGCTGGAGCCTTGTATATGTATCCTGAGGAAGCTGGTGTATGCCGATCCATCTCTGAGGCACCGCCTGGCACAGCGTAACCTCCTGCTTCTCACAGTGCTCAGGG CATCCTTGATATTGAAGGAGAACAAAAGCTGTGGAAATGAGATTGCTGTGCTGATGAGTTTACTGCTATTTGATGAGATTGCTAACATTGAAATATG GTCGGACAAATCCAGCACAGATCTGCCTCTCACACCGTTCTCCGTACCACTGACAGTAATCCGCAG GTACAACTTCCCATTCCAGGCAGCGAGTCATCACGCTGTCAGCCCGTACTGCTGCGTCCTGCCTCCATCCTCTGGCCTCCTGACCCTGGCCCCTGCTCGCCAAGCCCTGCAGGTGGCCTGGAACACTGCATGGCATTCTGGGATAGACAACTTCCTTGAGGAGCTGCGTGGCATCTCTACCAGGGTTCCTGA ATTTCATCCTGACTTAAAGCTGTCAGAAGCACAGGTTCTGTCACTACAGGCAGTGCACCTTCCCACGGTGCTGCAGGACTGTATCCAGTCCATCGTCACGGCAGCAGGACACCGTTCTGTGACCTCTGCCCTCTCCAGGCTCAGCTTCTACTTGCTTATTGACAGGCTGGCCCTCCCTCACATCCCCACCTACAGCTTTAGAGACACCCTTCACTCCCTCAGATGGCAGGCAGCAATGACCAG GTTTCTCCAGGTGCGTCCAGCCTGTGTTGAGGATGAGAGGTTGCTGGTGGGCATTATTGCATTTTTGAATGCCTACTTCAGACAGATATACACTGAGTCTGCATCTGACCCAGAGTACAAGGACCTGCGCTGGATACTGGAACTGCTTCTCAACCAG GATACAGTGTCCCTCCTtaatttcctgctttttgtgGAGGACCAGACCTCAACTCAAAGCCCAGGGGAACCAGAGGAACTGAAGAATCATGTCAGCCAGAGACTGAAGAGAGAACTCATCAGCTTCTTTAATACTTTACTTCTCCGTCTAACACACACCACTGACAG GCTATGTTTGGCATTAGCAGCTCCCTTCAAGAGCCAGCTGGCAGTCTGTTTGCTTCGGAGCCTGCGAGTGTCTGACGCCCCGCGTTTCTATGGCCTTCCCAGCCTGGAGAGGACTCTGCAGGGCATGGTCAGCCTGACTGCCCAGCCTGGCTGGAGCTCCCACTGCCCTGACCTGGAGCCCAGCTCCCTCTGCTCCAAGTATCTCAGTGGGCTAttagag GTGATCTCCTCATTTTATGTTGAGTGGGGGGGCAACTCAATGTCTTTCATGGGGAAAGGTGTGACAAAGAATGCTGTCATCTGCTTGCTTCACCTGTCCCATGAGATGttggaagaaaacaaggacAAG AACTTCATTTCTCAGTGGTCCTTGGGGAATGAGGCAGCTGCTGAGGAGGCTACTGCCTCTCAGCTAGGTTTGGCCTGGCTCATCCCACTGTGGGTGGATCGAGATCAAGAG GTGAGGTTTGCTAGTTTGGGTTTGGGTGGAGCACTGTCCTCAGTGCCCAGCGGATGCCAGGCTCTGTGTGCTAGCTGTCAGGACATCAGTGGAGGTCTGTGGGGTACATTGCTCAAAATCCTCTTGGATCAGCAGGAGAGCAGCATGGTCCGCAGAGAG GCTGTATTTATCCTGCAGAATTTGATGGTGATGCCCATGCCTGCCAATGCAGAGGAGGCAAAGGACTCCCGCTGGCAG CACCCATGTGTCCATGATGAGGTGTCTGGTGTCTCTTTGGTTGGTCTTCCAGCGCTCCAGGCTCTGCTCTACCACTGTCAGTACTTCCAGCATCtggctctctctgcctccatttGTTACAGAGGCAGGTACACCTTCCACCTACAACCTCATGCTGGAGCTAGCAGTGGCACCAGTCCTGAGGAGAGTGATTCACTGG ATTCTGAGAAttctctgtggctctggagatGTGACCCACCCGCGCCCACTATCAACTCTAGCAGGCCTTCCAGCTCCCTCTCTACATCAAGCACTGTG ACAAGAGGTTCAGGGCCACACACCCCTAAGGCTCCCTCCTCATTGAGCATCTCAGAAGATACCCCTGTCAGCAGGCTGATGGCTCAAG GCCAGAGTGACACAGACAATAGTGACTCAGTTACCTCCCAAGACTCCCGAGAGGGTGAGCCCTTGGCCGTGGAACCAGTTGTCATGGTAACTCCCGACCTCCTGATGGCGCACTGTGGCCTGCTGACTAATCTGCTGGCCATCCTGTCAGATTTCACCCTCACTGCCATCCGACACAACCAGCTCCTCCAAGCCCTGGCCAT tCTGGTGGATATTGAGCCCATCGAGAAATGTCTGACTGAGCTGAAGACACCCAACGTCCTACCGGGCGAGAGAGAAGACATCAAGAGCCAG TTTGTCACCCTACTTCAGTTCCTGTCCAGCTTCTGTAAGCTGCTGCAGTCATACGTCACAGTGAGCCAGGAGCTGATTCCTGAACTGGACTTCCTGAAACAGCTGTTGACTACTCTGGTTGCAGTGCTCATGCTGGACACCAAAGGATTAG ATGCAGGTACCCGGGACACGGTTTGTGTTTGCTGGGCAGACGTGTTTATGCTCCTGGCTACTCTGGTGAGAAGGGACAGTTTAGCAGCATACCCATCTGTCTCTGCTGCGCTGGGGAGACGCTGGCGGACATTTGCAG GAAcattatcagtgtgtgtgactgaaaaGTTCGCAAGCCCTCTTCTCCACAAAGTGACCCTGCAGTTTCTTTGTGCAATTTTCACAGAGGAGACAAAGAGTCGGGGTGTAGAGGCCACAAACTGTAACTCTAAGTATGCAACTGCTTTGTCTGACATTGTGAATGGTCCATCAGCCAGCCATCTATGTGAACTGTTACTGCAG AGTTTTGATAAAAGGACCCTTCAGGACCCTTTAAAGAAGCTGACAGCTAGAGCTCTGACGACACTGCTAGCATGCAGTCCCACAGCTCAAAGCCATGCAGCCAAAG CTGGTTTAATTGACAGCTGTGTGGAGCAAATGAAGCAGACTCATTCCCAGCTCCACCTGGAGTCAGCCCGTCCCAGCAAGGCTTCCCACCGCAAAAAG GAAGAGGGCTATTTAAAGGCAGTCAAGCTGACTGTGGAGATCCTGCGGAGTGCTCTTTACTGCAACGATGAATGCAAA gtggtgGCTACAGATGCTCACCTAACAGTGGCCCTCTATGCTCTTTGGCCTTGGTTCCTATTGGACGACCCCACCATGGAGGCAGTACTGGAGCTTCTATGCGTCTATACGGCAAACTGCACCACAG cATGCAGTTCTCTGTGTGGCAGTGGCCCTGGTGTTCCCCAAGGATCGAAAAGCACCTCCAGTAGCTCTTTGATGCATGCTGTCATGAAGCTGGCCTCAGGGGTTGCCCCAGACAACAGCCCTATCCAGAAATTAGCATTCTCTCTCTTGGCTAACCTTGCCACATCACGCGACTGCAGAGGCCTCCTGCAAAAG AATAATTTCCTGCAAGCCTTCATGTCAGTGCCAATTCCCAAGGCAGGGGTTAAGGCCACGTCTGTAGGTGTTGGTGGGAGCCTACTGGGCCTGTGGCTGAGGCTTCTGGTCAGTCTCTCGTACGCAGAAGACATCCAGCAGAGTATCCTTAGGGTGACTGGAGCCCTGGAACTGCTGGCAGATCTGGCACCTCATCAGCACTATGCGCTGCTCACCCTTCACAACCTCTGCTTCTGCCCTGCCAACAAGCCACACATCATTGCCAGTG ACAAAGCCATGAAGGTATTGCTATGCTGTCTGGAAAGTAAAGAGAGGGAAACTTGCTGTATGGGAGCTTCTGCACTTTGGGCATTGCTCCATAACAATCAgagg GCCAAGACATCTTTGAAGTGTCCCTCTGTACGACTGAGAATTGAAGAGGCACATACCCTCTCTAAGAAAG ATgcagagaagaagcaggagCCAATGAGTACCTATCTGTTGAAGTGCCTTGAAAACCTTTCCCAGCTATTAAATAACtga
- the cd226 gene encoding CD226 antigen translates to MQLGCLSTCLINAAFILTQWGKMEAVQKDHWYFVVLIFLPFLKVAVQQKVAVTVRLEEGMVLDCLCPWNGNLSMVSWTKVPDKNPVAVFHPEYGVAFAHHYRERIEFLRTTPMDGSISMRNVTHQDIGLYHCSVQTFPQGPWTRNIQVEDLDEPPEEEDITEPPNTELTVADIELVAEQNNNLTLSCNHERNTTVYQVILEKMLHGQSADIIGVCKKVEGGLVHEDYSDRGRVSCAHSLDVSLHLTGVVLDDGGFYRCTFSTDAGVQTTTVLLTVFTSGGFLLSVYMICIYIGAGTAGLFLFIVIFILALRHRMKNRREEYRVKLHPSQRQPNFYENIPVCPRTAKKSRQIRACPVYANLQTVRSHKTRCQPHDK, encoded by the exons ATGCAGCTTGGGTGCCTCTCCACTTGTCTCATCAATGCAGCTTTCATTCTCACTCAGTGGGGCAAGATGGAAGCTGTACAAAAGGACCACTGGTACTTTGTGGTACTcatctttctcccttttcttaAAG TTGCTGTCCAGCAGAAAGTGGCTGTTACAGTTCGACTGGAGGAAGGAATGGTTCTCGACTGTTTGTGCCCCTGGAATGGCAACCTCAGCATGGTGTCCTGGACCAAAGTGCCAGACAAGAATCCAGTAGCTGTTTTCCATCCAGAGTATGGAGTGGCCTTCGCTCACCATTACAGGGAGAGGATAGAGTTTCTGAGGACAACGCCTATGGATGGAAGTATTTCCATGAGGAACGTCACTCATCAGGATATCGGGCTTTACCACTGCTCTGTTCAGACCTTCCCACAAGGCCCCTGGACCAGGAACATTCAGGTGGAGGATTTAG ATGAGCCCCCTGAGGAAGAAGATATCACAGAGCCCCCCAACACAGAGCTGACTGTGGCAGACATAGAATTGGTGGCAGAGCAGAACAACAACCTGACCCTCAGCTGTAACCATGAGCGCAATACTACCGTTTACCAAGTCATTTTGGAGAAGATGCTGCACGGCCAATCCGCAGACATCATTGGTGTGTGTAAGAAGGTGGAGGGGGGCCTGGTGCATGAGGACTACAGCGACAGGGGAAGGGTCAGTTGTGCCCACAGCCTGGATGTCAGTCTGCACCTGACAGGTGTGGTGCTGGATGATGGTGGTTTCTATCGCTGTACCTTCAGCACAGATGCAGGGGTGCAGACCACCACTGTGCTGCTCACAGTGTTCACTTCAG GTGGATTCCTCCTATCCGTGTACATGATATGTATTTACATCGGGGCTGGAACTGCTGGGCTTTTTCTATTCATAGTCATCTTCATACTGGCATTAAGGCACAG GATGAAGAACAGGAGAGAGGAGTATAGAGTCAAACTGCACCCATCTCAGAGACAG CCAAACTTCTACGAGAATATCCCTGTGTGTCCAAGGACCGCAAAGAAGTCCAGGCAGATAAGAGCTTGCCCTGTGTATGCCAACCTACAGACTGTGCGATCACACAAAACCAGATGTCAGCCTCACGATAAATGA